In the genome of Calliopsis andreniformis isolate RMS-2024a chromosome 10, iyCalAndr_principal, whole genome shotgun sequence, one region contains:
- the Hdac4 gene encoding histone deacetylase 4 isoform X8, translated as MQGTVNVGENRMSSEQPRASAVATKEDVGYRSVDIASAFTHLPHKEMARDTPGSPMSRPRDLVGGVGGAAATLTSSAYHAASSDPTTLHGHALQQKILELQQHHQLQQQILRQQYQAQERQLAELHEQQMHQLKLWEQQKQLEEQRREKERIEALRKKDKHDHSAIASTEVKQRLQSFLVNKKQREAAAAANGAVPGTPGYRSWLQPQSDSAGTANASHPYRMPQVLQEKFADDFPLRKTASEPNLLKVRLKQRVERNMAASRNSPLMARRKDRLLSHLKRKSQLANTSSNPESGPNSPPTVNNSQASPTAGSNAAAIQEEAENTVYGGGLTSGSQQGSLSDLSLFSSPSMPNISLGRPHVPSSTGTTGTKLATVSEAEVRAAFTARLGMPLTGQMLPGTLPFYPSLTVIEGEPPATGYVHKQMANLEHPSVTNRQQHPSVYHGAGAPAPITDAQVAHARLQKAGHRPLGSRTQSAPLPLGHPMLQGGIIAPQTHYEEYLAEKQLHDQQQAHNYLKQQIRQTVLTRVGSRGQANQLDEAPETEESEVIDLTGGKKDLSEESEISKQQRDREQFLQQQRDLMMRHTLQVSNESTAYSGTGRSSQPCARPLSRALSSPLVHLGPQATGAGELFARSSSHRPTTGLAYDPLMLKHACVCGETVRGHPEHGGRLQSVWARLSETGLLQRCDRIRSRKATLEEIQTCHSEAHALLFGTNPMNRQKLDVSKLSQLPIKSFVRLPCGGVGVDSDTTWNELNTAPAARMAVGCVVDLALKTAMGDIKNGFAVVRPPGHHAETNQAMGFCFFNSVAIAARLLQQKLDVRKILILDWDVHHGNGTQQMFYDDPRVLYLSIHRHDEGNFFPGTGGPTECGAGEGLGYNVNVAWSGGLNPPMGDAEYLAAFRTIVMPIAKAFDPNIVLVSAGFDAAIGHPAPLGGYKVSPACFGKMTQQLLSLADGKVVLALEGGYDLAAICDSAQECVRALLGDEPSQLRDEELTRAPCQNAIDTLQKTIAVQMSHWPCVKLNAHTVPMSAIEAGQKERDESDTVSAMASLSMQQPTNLTTTPEHSREVSEEPMEQDDAK; from the exons ATGCAGGGCACGGTGAATGTTGGAGAAAACAGAATGTCCAGCGAGCAACCGCGAGCGAGCGCAGTTGCGACCAAAG AAGACGTGGGCTACAGAAGCGTCGACATCGCGTCCGCGTTTACGCATTTACCGCATAAAG aaatggccagggACACACCAGGCTCCCCGATGTCTAGGCCGAGGGACTTGGTCGGCGGTGTTGGCGGTGCTGCGGCCACCTTGACATCCAGCGCGTACCATGCCGCCTCCAGCGATCCAACCACCCTTCACGGTCACGCGCTGCAGCAAAAGATACTCGAG TTGCAACAGCACCACCAGCTACAGCAGCAGATCCTGCGGCAACAGTACCAGGCGCAGGAGCGACAGCTGGCGGAGCTGCACGAGCAGCAGATGCATCAGCTGAAG CTCTGGGAGCAGCAGAAGCAGCTGGAGGAGCAGAGGAGGGAGAAGGAGAGGATCGAGGCTCTCAGGAAGAAAGACAAGCACGATCACAGCGCGATCGCGTCGACGGAGGTCAAGCAACGGCTTCAG AGCTTCCTCGTGAATAAGAAGCAAAGGGAGGCTGCTGCCGCGGCGAATGGAGCCGTGCCTGGCACACCTGGATACAGAAGCTG GTTGCAACCGCAATCGGACTCAGCAGGCACCGCGAACGCTTCGCATCCCTACAGGATGCCGCAGGTGTTGCAGGAAAAGTTCGCCGACGATTTCCCCCTTCGAAAAACAG CCTCGGAGCCGAACCTGCTGAAGGTGCGACTTAAGCAACGCGTGGAGAGGAACATGGCCGCGTCGAGAAACTCACCCCTGATGGCACGCCGGAAGGATCGCCTGCTGTCGCACCTCAAGCGGAAATCTCAGCTAGCAA ATACTAGCAGCAATCCGGAGTCTGGGCCTAATTCCCCGCCGACTGTTAACAACTCCCAGGCGAGCCCCACGGCGGGAAGCAACGCAGCGGCGATCCAGGAA GAGGCGGAGAATACTGTGTATGGCGGTGGTTTGACCAGTGGCAGTCAGCAAGGCAGTCTGTCGGACCTATCGCTGTTCAGTTCGCCGTCTATGCCCAACATCTCTTTGGGTAGACCTCATGTTCCATCTAGTACTGGCACG ACTGGGACGAAGCTGGCGACGGTCTCCGAGGCAGAGGTGCGTGCAGCGTTCACAGCGCGCCTGGGCATGCCGCTGACAGGCCAAATGCTGCCTGGTACCCTCCCCTTCTACCCATCCTTGACGGTGATAGAGGGCGAGCCCCCTGCGACTGGCTACGTGCACAAGCAGATGGCGAACCTGGAGCATCCATCAGTGACGAATCGACAACAGCATCCGTCGGTGTACCACGGCGCGGGGGCACCTGCGCCCATCACGGACGCGCAGGTAGCTCACGCGAGGCTGCAAAAGGCTGGTCACCGGCCTTTAGGTA GCAGGACGCAGTCTGCACCCTTACCGCTGGGCCACCCCATGCTGCAGGGCGGCATAATCGCCCCGCAGACCCACTACGAAGAGTACCTGGCCGAGAAGCAGTTGCACGACCAGCAACAAGCGCACAACTACTTGAAGCAGCAGATTCGGCAGACCGTGTTGACGCGGGTCGGGTCAAGGGGTCAGGCGAACCAGCTGGACGAGGCGCCGGAGACGGAGGAGTCCGAGGTGATAGATTTAACTGGAGGGAAGAAGGATCTGTCGGAGGAGAGCGAGATTTCGAAGCAGCAGAGGGATCGAGAACAGTTCCTCCAGCAACAGAGGGATCTGATGATGAGACACACTCTGCAAGTCTCGAACGAGTCGACGGCCTACAGCGGGACTGGCAGGAGCAGCCAGCCGTGCGCGAGACCCCTGTCCAGGGCGCTTTCGAGTCCCTTGGTTCACTTGG GTCCTCAAGCAACTGGCGCTGGCGAGCTGTTTGCTCGATCCTCTTCCCATCGACCCACCACGGGCCTGGCCTACGACCCACTGATGCTGAAGCACGCATGCGTCTGCGGCGAGACGGTTCGGGGTCACCCCGAGCACGGCGGCAGGTTGCAAAGCGTCTGGGCTCGGCTATCAGAGACAGGGTTACTTCAGAGATGCGATCGCATACGGTCGCGTAAGGCGACGCTGGAGGAGATACAGACGTGTCACAGCGAAGCGCACGCTCTTCTTTTCG GGACGAATCCGATGAACCGACAAAAGTTGGACGTGTCGAAGCTCTCTCAACTTCCCATCAAGAGTTTCGTTCGGCTACCCTGCGGCGGAGTTGGCGTCGATTCCGACACGACGTGGAACGAACTGAACACAGCGCCGGCCGCTAGAATGGCTGTGGGCTGCGTGGTCGATCTGGCCCTTAAAACCGCGATGGGGGACATTAAGAACGGGTTCGCCGTCGTGCGGCCACCTGGGCACCACGCGGAGACCAATCAGGCGATGGGTTTCTGCTTCTTCAACTCGGTGGCGATCGCTGCGCGATTGCTCCAGCAGAAGCTCGACGTTCGGAAAATCTTGATCTTGGATTGG GACGTCCACCATGGGAACGGGACGCAGCAGATGTTCTACGACGACCCGCGAGTGTTGTACCTGTCGATACACAGGCACGACGAAGGTAACTTCTTTCCAGGAACTGGTGGTCCGACCGAGTGTGGCGCTGGGGAGGGTCTGGGCTACAATGTGAACGTAGCTTGGTCTGGTGGACTGAACCCGCCAATGGGCGACGCTGAATACCTCGCGGCCTTTCGTACCATCGTGATGCCCATCGCCAAAGCGTTCGATCCCAATATCGTCCTGGTCTCAGCGGGATTCGACGCTGCCATCGGTCATCCTGCTCCCCTCGGCGGATACAAAGTCAGTCCTGCCTGTTTTGGAAAGATGACTCAGCAGCTGCTTAGCCTCGCTGATGGGAAGGTCGTGTTAGCTCTTGAAGGCGGCTACGATCTTGCCGCGATATGCGACTCTGCGCAGGAATGCGTTCGTGCTTTGCTTGGGGACGAGCCCAGCCAGCTTCGCGATGAGGAATTGACTAGGGCCCCTTGCCAGAACGCCATCGACACGCTGCAGAAGACTATTGCTGTTCAG ATGTCGCACTGGCCTTGCGTCAAGCTGAACGCCCACACGGTGCCGATGAGCGCAATAGAAGCTGGGCAAAAGGAGCGTGATGAGTCGGATACGGTATCCGCGATGGCCTCTCTTTCGATGCAACAGCCTACCAATTTAAC GACTACCCCAGAACATTCCCGAGAAGTTTCCGAGGAGCCCATGGAACAAGACGACGCCAAATGA
- the Hdac4 gene encoding histone deacetylase 4 isoform X10: MARDTPGSPMSRPRDLVGGVGGAAATLTSSAYHAASSDPTTLHGHALQQKILETRALRNEIRSGSIDSRRIGAERAVAPGDQPGSRPRTMDMCFQLQQHHQLQQQILRQQYQAQERQLAELHEQQMHQLKLWEQQKQLEEQRREKERIEALRKKDKHDHSAIASTEVKQRLQSFLVNKKQREAAAAANGAVPGTPGYRSWLQPQSDSAGTANASHPYRMPQVLQEKFADDFPLRKTASEPNLLKVRLKQRVERNMAASRNSPLMARRKDRLLSHLKRKSQLANTSSNPESGPNSPPTVNNSQASPTAGSNAAAIQEEAENTVYGGGLTSGSQQGSLSDLSLFSSPSMPNISLGRPHVPSSTGTTGTKLATVSEAEVRAAFTARLGMPLTGQMLPGTLPFYPSLTVIEGEPPATGYVHKQMANLEHPSVTNRQQHPSVYHGAGAPAPITDAQVAHARLQKAGHRPLGSRTQSAPLPLGHPMLQGGIIAPQTHYEEYLAEKQLHDQQQAHNYLKQQIRQTVLTRVGSRGQANQLDEAPETEESEVIDLTGGKKDLSEESEISKQQRDREQFLQQQRDLMMRHTLQVSNESTAYSGTGRSSQPCARPLSRALSSPLVHLGPQATGAGELFARSSSHRPTTGLAYDPLMLKHACVCGETVRGHPEHGGRLQSVWARLSETGLLQRCDRIRSRKATLEEIQTCHSEAHALLFGTNPMNRQKLDVSKLSQLPIKSFVRLPCGGVGVDSDTTWNELNTAPAARMAVGCVVDLALKTAMGDIKNGFAVVRPPGHHAETNQAMGFCFFNSVAIAARLLQQKLDVRKILILDWDVHHGNGTQQMFYDDPRVLYLSIHRHDEGNFFPGTGGPTECGAGEGLGYNVNVAWSGGLNPPMGDAEYLAAFRTIVMPIAKAFDPNIVLVSAGFDAAIGHPAPLGGYKVSPACFGKMTQQLLSLADGKVVLALEGGYDLAAICDSAQECVRALLGDEPSQLRDEELTRAPCQNAIDTLQKTIAVQMSHWPCVKLNAHTVPMSAIEAGQKERDESDTVSAMASLSMQQPTNLTTTPEHSREVSEEPMEQDDAK; the protein is encoded by the exons atggccagggACACACCAGGCTCCCCGATGTCTAGGCCGAGGGACTTGGTCGGCGGTGTTGGCGGTGCTGCGGCCACCTTGACATCCAGCGCGTACCATGCCGCCTCCAGCGATCCAACCACCCTTCACGGTCACGCGCTGCAGCAAAAGATACTCGAG ACGCGGGCTCTCCGCAACGAAATCCGCTCGGGATCGATCGATTCGCGGCGAATCGGCGCAGAAAGAGCAGTGGCGCCTGGAGATCAGCCTGGATCGCGACCTCGAACGATGGACATGTGCTTCCAGTTGCAACAGCACCACCAGCTACAGCAGCAGATCCTGCGGCAACAGTACCAGGCGCAGGAGCGACAGCTGGCGGAGCTGCACGAGCAGCAGATGCATCAGCTGAAG CTCTGGGAGCAGCAGAAGCAGCTGGAGGAGCAGAGGAGGGAGAAGGAGAGGATCGAGGCTCTCAGGAAGAAAGACAAGCACGATCACAGCGCGATCGCGTCGACGGAGGTCAAGCAACGGCTTCAG AGCTTCCTCGTGAATAAGAAGCAAAGGGAGGCTGCTGCCGCGGCGAATGGAGCCGTGCCTGGCACACCTGGATACAGAAGCTG GTTGCAACCGCAATCGGACTCAGCAGGCACCGCGAACGCTTCGCATCCCTACAGGATGCCGCAGGTGTTGCAGGAAAAGTTCGCCGACGATTTCCCCCTTCGAAAAACAG CCTCGGAGCCGAACCTGCTGAAGGTGCGACTTAAGCAACGCGTGGAGAGGAACATGGCCGCGTCGAGAAACTCACCCCTGATGGCACGCCGGAAGGATCGCCTGCTGTCGCACCTCAAGCGGAAATCTCAGCTAGCAA ATACTAGCAGCAATCCGGAGTCTGGGCCTAATTCCCCGCCGACTGTTAACAACTCCCAGGCGAGCCCCACGGCGGGAAGCAACGCAGCGGCGATCCAGGAA GAGGCGGAGAATACTGTGTATGGCGGTGGTTTGACCAGTGGCAGTCAGCAAGGCAGTCTGTCGGACCTATCGCTGTTCAGTTCGCCGTCTATGCCCAACATCTCTTTGGGTAGACCTCATGTTCCATCTAGTACTGGCACG ACTGGGACGAAGCTGGCGACGGTCTCCGAGGCAGAGGTGCGTGCAGCGTTCACAGCGCGCCTGGGCATGCCGCTGACAGGCCAAATGCTGCCTGGTACCCTCCCCTTCTACCCATCCTTGACGGTGATAGAGGGCGAGCCCCCTGCGACTGGCTACGTGCACAAGCAGATGGCGAACCTGGAGCATCCATCAGTGACGAATCGACAACAGCATCCGTCGGTGTACCACGGCGCGGGGGCACCTGCGCCCATCACGGACGCGCAGGTAGCTCACGCGAGGCTGCAAAAGGCTGGTCACCGGCCTTTAGGTA GCAGGACGCAGTCTGCACCCTTACCGCTGGGCCACCCCATGCTGCAGGGCGGCATAATCGCCCCGCAGACCCACTACGAAGAGTACCTGGCCGAGAAGCAGTTGCACGACCAGCAACAAGCGCACAACTACTTGAAGCAGCAGATTCGGCAGACCGTGTTGACGCGGGTCGGGTCAAGGGGTCAGGCGAACCAGCTGGACGAGGCGCCGGAGACGGAGGAGTCCGAGGTGATAGATTTAACTGGAGGGAAGAAGGATCTGTCGGAGGAGAGCGAGATTTCGAAGCAGCAGAGGGATCGAGAACAGTTCCTCCAGCAACAGAGGGATCTGATGATGAGACACACTCTGCAAGTCTCGAACGAGTCGACGGCCTACAGCGGGACTGGCAGGAGCAGCCAGCCGTGCGCGAGACCCCTGTCCAGGGCGCTTTCGAGTCCCTTGGTTCACTTGG GTCCTCAAGCAACTGGCGCTGGCGAGCTGTTTGCTCGATCCTCTTCCCATCGACCCACCACGGGCCTGGCCTACGACCCACTGATGCTGAAGCACGCATGCGTCTGCGGCGAGACGGTTCGGGGTCACCCCGAGCACGGCGGCAGGTTGCAAAGCGTCTGGGCTCGGCTATCAGAGACAGGGTTACTTCAGAGATGCGATCGCATACGGTCGCGTAAGGCGACGCTGGAGGAGATACAGACGTGTCACAGCGAAGCGCACGCTCTTCTTTTCG GGACGAATCCGATGAACCGACAAAAGTTGGACGTGTCGAAGCTCTCTCAACTTCCCATCAAGAGTTTCGTTCGGCTACCCTGCGGCGGAGTTGGCGTCGATTCCGACACGACGTGGAACGAACTGAACACAGCGCCGGCCGCTAGAATGGCTGTGGGCTGCGTGGTCGATCTGGCCCTTAAAACCGCGATGGGGGACATTAAGAACGGGTTCGCCGTCGTGCGGCCACCTGGGCACCACGCGGAGACCAATCAGGCGATGGGTTTCTGCTTCTTCAACTCGGTGGCGATCGCTGCGCGATTGCTCCAGCAGAAGCTCGACGTTCGGAAAATCTTGATCTTGGATTGG GACGTCCACCATGGGAACGGGACGCAGCAGATGTTCTACGACGACCCGCGAGTGTTGTACCTGTCGATACACAGGCACGACGAAGGTAACTTCTTTCCAGGAACTGGTGGTCCGACCGAGTGTGGCGCTGGGGAGGGTCTGGGCTACAATGTGAACGTAGCTTGGTCTGGTGGACTGAACCCGCCAATGGGCGACGCTGAATACCTCGCGGCCTTTCGTACCATCGTGATGCCCATCGCCAAAGCGTTCGATCCCAATATCGTCCTGGTCTCAGCGGGATTCGACGCTGCCATCGGTCATCCTGCTCCCCTCGGCGGATACAAAGTCAGTCCTGCCTGTTTTGGAAAGATGACTCAGCAGCTGCTTAGCCTCGCTGATGGGAAGGTCGTGTTAGCTCTTGAAGGCGGCTACGATCTTGCCGCGATATGCGACTCTGCGCAGGAATGCGTTCGTGCTTTGCTTGGGGACGAGCCCAGCCAGCTTCGCGATGAGGAATTGACTAGGGCCCCTTGCCAGAACGCCATCGACACGCTGCAGAAGACTATTGCTGTTCAG ATGTCGCACTGGCCTTGCGTCAAGCTGAACGCCCACACGGTGCCGATGAGCGCAATAGAAGCTGGGCAAAAGGAGCGTGATGAGTCGGATACGGTATCCGCGATGGCCTCTCTTTCGATGCAACAGCCTACCAATTTAAC GACTACCCCAGAACATTCCCGAGAAGTTTCCGAGGAGCCCATGGAACAAGACGACGCCAAATGA
- the Hdac4 gene encoding histone deacetylase 4 isoform X6, with translation MNARGSGVTSISQRDVDIMYVGYRSVDIASAFTHLPHKEMARDTPGSPMSRPRDLVGGVGGAAATLTSSAYHAASSDPTTLHGHALQQKILETRALRNEIRSGSIDSRRIGAERAVAPGDQPGSRPRTMDMCFQLQQHHQLQQQILRQQYQAQERQLAELHEQQMHQLKLWEQQKQLEEQRREKERIEALRKKDKHDHSAIASTEVKQRLQSFLVNKKQREAAAAANGAVPGTPGYRSWLQPQSDSAGTANASHPYRMPQVLQEKFADDFPLRKTASEPNLLKVRLKQRVERNMAASRNSPLMARRKDRLLSHLKRKSQLANTSSNPESGPNSPPTVNNSQASPTAGSNAAAIQEEAENTVYGGGLTSGSQQGSLSDLSLFSSPSMPNISLGRPHVPSSTGTTGTKLATVSEAEVRAAFTARLGMPLTGQMLPGTLPFYPSLTVIEGEPPATGYVHKQMANLEHPSVTNRQQHPSVYHGAGAPAPITDAQVAHARLQKAGHRPLGSRTQSAPLPLGHPMLQGGIIAPQTHYEEYLAEKQLHDQQQAHNYLKQQIRQTVLTRVGSRGQANQLDEAPETEESEVIDLTGGKKDLSEESEISKQQRDREQFLQQQRDLMMRHTLQVSNESTAYSGTGRSSQPCARPLSRALSSPLVHLGPQATGAGELFARSSSHRPTTGLAYDPLMLKHACVCGETVRGHPEHGGRLQSVWARLSETGLLQRCDRIRSRKATLEEIQTCHSEAHALLFGTNPMNRQKLDVSKLSQLPIKSFVRLPCGGVGVDSDTTWNELNTAPAARMAVGCVVDLALKTAMGDIKNGFAVVRPPGHHAETNQAMGFCFFNSVAIAARLLQQKLDVRKILILDWDVHHGNGTQQMFYDDPRVLYLSIHRHDEGNFFPGTGGPTECGAGEGLGYNVNVAWSGGLNPPMGDAEYLAAFRTIVMPIAKAFDPNIVLVSAGFDAAIGHPAPLGGYKVSPACFGKMTQQLLSLADGKVVLALEGGYDLAAICDSAQECVRALLGDEPSQLRDEELTRAPCQNAIDTLQKTIAVQMSHWPCVKLNAHTVPMSAIEAGQKERDESDTVSAMASLSMQQPTNLTTTPEHSREVSEEPMEQDDAK, from the exons ATGAACGCTCGCGGGTCAGGTGTGACGAGCATCTCTCAGAGGGACGTGGATATCATGT ACGTGGGCTACAGAAGCGTCGACATCGCGTCCGCGTTTACGCATTTACCGCATAAAG aaatggccagggACACACCAGGCTCCCCGATGTCTAGGCCGAGGGACTTGGTCGGCGGTGTTGGCGGTGCTGCGGCCACCTTGACATCCAGCGCGTACCATGCCGCCTCCAGCGATCCAACCACCCTTCACGGTCACGCGCTGCAGCAAAAGATACTCGAG ACGCGGGCTCTCCGCAACGAAATCCGCTCGGGATCGATCGATTCGCGGCGAATCGGCGCAGAAAGAGCAGTGGCGCCTGGAGATCAGCCTGGATCGCGACCTCGAACGATGGACATGTGCTTCCAGTTGCAACAGCACCACCAGCTACAGCAGCAGATCCTGCGGCAACAGTACCAGGCGCAGGAGCGACAGCTGGCGGAGCTGCACGAGCAGCAGATGCATCAGCTGAAG CTCTGGGAGCAGCAGAAGCAGCTGGAGGAGCAGAGGAGGGAGAAGGAGAGGATCGAGGCTCTCAGGAAGAAAGACAAGCACGATCACAGCGCGATCGCGTCGACGGAGGTCAAGCAACGGCTTCAG AGCTTCCTCGTGAATAAGAAGCAAAGGGAGGCTGCTGCCGCGGCGAATGGAGCCGTGCCTGGCACACCTGGATACAGAAGCTG GTTGCAACCGCAATCGGACTCAGCAGGCACCGCGAACGCTTCGCATCCCTACAGGATGCCGCAGGTGTTGCAGGAAAAGTTCGCCGACGATTTCCCCCTTCGAAAAACAG CCTCGGAGCCGAACCTGCTGAAGGTGCGACTTAAGCAACGCGTGGAGAGGAACATGGCCGCGTCGAGAAACTCACCCCTGATGGCACGCCGGAAGGATCGCCTGCTGTCGCACCTCAAGCGGAAATCTCAGCTAGCAA ATACTAGCAGCAATCCGGAGTCTGGGCCTAATTCCCCGCCGACTGTTAACAACTCCCAGGCGAGCCCCACGGCGGGAAGCAACGCAGCGGCGATCCAGGAA GAGGCGGAGAATACTGTGTATGGCGGTGGTTTGACCAGTGGCAGTCAGCAAGGCAGTCTGTCGGACCTATCGCTGTTCAGTTCGCCGTCTATGCCCAACATCTCTTTGGGTAGACCTCATGTTCCATCTAGTACTGGCACG ACTGGGACGAAGCTGGCGACGGTCTCCGAGGCAGAGGTGCGTGCAGCGTTCACAGCGCGCCTGGGCATGCCGCTGACAGGCCAAATGCTGCCTGGTACCCTCCCCTTCTACCCATCCTTGACGGTGATAGAGGGCGAGCCCCCTGCGACTGGCTACGTGCACAAGCAGATGGCGAACCTGGAGCATCCATCAGTGACGAATCGACAACAGCATCCGTCGGTGTACCACGGCGCGGGGGCACCTGCGCCCATCACGGACGCGCAGGTAGCTCACGCGAGGCTGCAAAAGGCTGGTCACCGGCCTTTAGGTA GCAGGACGCAGTCTGCACCCTTACCGCTGGGCCACCCCATGCTGCAGGGCGGCATAATCGCCCCGCAGACCCACTACGAAGAGTACCTGGCCGAGAAGCAGTTGCACGACCAGCAACAAGCGCACAACTACTTGAAGCAGCAGATTCGGCAGACCGTGTTGACGCGGGTCGGGTCAAGGGGTCAGGCGAACCAGCTGGACGAGGCGCCGGAGACGGAGGAGTCCGAGGTGATAGATTTAACTGGAGGGAAGAAGGATCTGTCGGAGGAGAGCGAGATTTCGAAGCAGCAGAGGGATCGAGAACAGTTCCTCCAGCAACAGAGGGATCTGATGATGAGACACACTCTGCAAGTCTCGAACGAGTCGACGGCCTACAGCGGGACTGGCAGGAGCAGCCAGCCGTGCGCGAGACCCCTGTCCAGGGCGCTTTCGAGTCCCTTGGTTCACTTGG GTCCTCAAGCAACTGGCGCTGGCGAGCTGTTTGCTCGATCCTCTTCCCATCGACCCACCACGGGCCTGGCCTACGACCCACTGATGCTGAAGCACGCATGCGTCTGCGGCGAGACGGTTCGGGGTCACCCCGAGCACGGCGGCAGGTTGCAAAGCGTCTGGGCTCGGCTATCAGAGACAGGGTTACTTCAGAGATGCGATCGCATACGGTCGCGTAAGGCGACGCTGGAGGAGATACAGACGTGTCACAGCGAAGCGCACGCTCTTCTTTTCG GGACGAATCCGATGAACCGACAAAAGTTGGACGTGTCGAAGCTCTCTCAACTTCCCATCAAGAGTTTCGTTCGGCTACCCTGCGGCGGAGTTGGCGTCGATTCCGACACGACGTGGAACGAACTGAACACAGCGCCGGCCGCTAGAATGGCTGTGGGCTGCGTGGTCGATCTGGCCCTTAAAACCGCGATGGGGGACATTAAGAACGGGTTCGCCGTCGTGCGGCCACCTGGGCACCACGCGGAGACCAATCAGGCGATGGGTTTCTGCTTCTTCAACTCGGTGGCGATCGCTGCGCGATTGCTCCAGCAGAAGCTCGACGTTCGGAAAATCTTGATCTTGGATTGG GACGTCCACCATGGGAACGGGACGCAGCAGATGTTCTACGACGACCCGCGAGTGTTGTACCTGTCGATACACAGGCACGACGAAGGTAACTTCTTTCCAGGAACTGGTGGTCCGACCGAGTGTGGCGCTGGGGAGGGTCTGGGCTACAATGTGAACGTAGCTTGGTCTGGTGGACTGAACCCGCCAATGGGCGACGCTGAATACCTCGCGGCCTTTCGTACCATCGTGATGCCCATCGCCAAAGCGTTCGATCCCAATATCGTCCTGGTCTCAGCGGGATTCGACGCTGCCATCGGTCATCCTGCTCCCCTCGGCGGATACAAAGTCAGTCCTGCCTGTTTTGGAAAGATGACTCAGCAGCTGCTTAGCCTCGCTGATGGGAAGGTCGTGTTAGCTCTTGAAGGCGGCTACGATCTTGCCGCGATATGCGACTCTGCGCAGGAATGCGTTCGTGCTTTGCTTGGGGACGAGCCCAGCCAGCTTCGCGATGAGGAATTGACTAGGGCCCCTTGCCAGAACGCCATCGACACGCTGCAGAAGACTATTGCTGTTCAG ATGTCGCACTGGCCTTGCGTCAAGCTGAACGCCCACACGGTGCCGATGAGCGCAATAGAAGCTGGGCAAAAGGAGCGTGATGAGTCGGATACGGTATCCGCGATGGCCTCTCTTTCGATGCAACAGCCTACCAATTTAAC GACTACCCCAGAACATTCCCGAGAAGTTTCCGAGGAGCCCATGGAACAAGACGACGCCAAATGA